tttgtttacataCAGCTCATATCAGAAGAGCCTGTTCAGTActgcattaaaaatacttttatccaaatcaacacttgcattgcattcaaattatacatttacatattatcaGTTCTTGCTTTCCCTGGAAGTAAAACCCACAAACCCATTGTGCCATACTCCACTGTTCAAGCTACAGAAAAgactattgatttttatttaagttataataaataaacactgacaAATGCTGTtgtcaaatctaatctaataatagCTCAAACCTCTTAAGGCATTACCAGACAGGATCTTCAGCAGCATTGCCATGTTCTTTCTAGAGGGAGCATGTCTTGTCTGCGAGAGACTTGCCTGAGAGTTTTAACAAGCTTAGCAATGTTATGACCCCTGATAAGAGTCTCAGATCAGGAGAGCAAGAAGTGTTTTAACCATCTATTTATGTTAAAGATAGATCTGCTATGTGCTTTTAACAACATCTTTGTTTTCATCGAATTAACTTCTGACTTTGATATTGCttaaaacatttgacattttaattatttgtccTTACTTTTATATTATGTGAGCCTTTTAAAGACACGGTTTGTAAGCAATGATGTCCCTGCACTGCATCCAGCAGTGAGCAACCAAACAAAGCTGTTACTCTAGAGCCAGAGAGACAGAGCGAGTCACGTGAGAGGGAGTTTGAGGATATGGGGAAAGGCACCGTAGTGGCTGGTTGTCGTTTGGGATCAGTTAGACTCGTCAGTCCTTAATCCAGTAACTCTATCTGGCATGGACATGTGCTGAGCACAGACAtatgcaaacaaacacatacacatagaCAGCAGCGTTCACGATTCACCAGTCACGACTGAGGTATTCTCAGCACACGCTACTTATCTTGCTTAATAGTCGCTGGATTAATTGTACTACAGCTAGCTTATGGAAGGTGTGTTTTCTGAATTTCTggctgatgataataataagagtcCACAGCTTGTATTTCAAGTATTTCAAGATGCATTTGAGACAATTAGGCATCTATTAAATGCCAAAGGGCTTGTTCATATTCAATCAGCAGGTGAGAATCGGTATGATAAACATCCTAAAATCggctttaaattattgttttatttctgctttttgtCACCATACTAATGAACCaggctacaaaaataaatatttctgaatatccatgataacaacaattatttttattatttatttttatcacaagATACTCTCGGTTATCATCCGGGACCTATCGAGTcctataatattaattaacattataataaactattattattgttatgaacaaaaaatgttacaatattgtttaatagtaatatttcctAAAATAATATGTTGTCATTTGTTATTAGCTGTTAAGActaaaatattacatgtttatctGATAATTAATGGCTGTTATGTTAGACAATTCACTGTAATAGAGTAATATCAGACAAGCAAGAGTGTGTTATGTCCATACATATTACTACAATATTAGCCATCCATTAGTACTAATTAagtacatattaatgccttatgaTGACCTTATGCTATAtctctaatcctacccaatacctaaacttaacaactactttaccagctattaataagcagcaaattaggaataagaTAATAGTGAAAaatgttccctattctaaagtctTGCCTAAAATGGCAGTATATTTGTGTGAGGAGTAgggttaggggatagaaaatacagtttgtacagtataaaaatcattatgtctatgttgtgtctctttgtgtgtgcgtgcatctGTTAAATCAATCGTTATCAAATGGTTGAagaatgcaaaatggaaaaaaaaaatatatatatattggcataACTACTCTGTTTGCAGTAAGACATACTACTTCAAGACACATCCTATGACCTATGATCCTATGTCATTCTGATCTGTTACATCACAAGGATTCAGCGTAGACCAAGTTCATGGATTTACAGCTACAACCATGATGGGATTCCAGCATTTCTAGCCCCCATCCTGCGCTATGATCTGGTAATGCAATGTCACGGTTATATTCAACACCATCATGACAGACATAGTAATAGTCTTAAGACAAGTGGTAAGCAGTACAAAACAAAGATGTTTAAGATGCTAACCAGGAACAGAACGAACATAACAAATGCCAGTGGGCGACAGAAATGACATAGCTTTTGACCTTGGTTATACTCACACAACACACAGGTCACACAAGCTAGGAAAGTCAtaaccctgacacacacacacaaacacacacaatacagaCATGAAGAATAACTAAATCATAACCTCATTGCAGGCCACAAAGAAAGAAATTCGAATTGTCCCATTATGTTCACTATCCTTCACTAGTACTGTAATTGTCACCCACAACTTCCTTAAAAATATGCAACTGATCATGGTGTATTGTAAAGCGTTGCGGCATTATGCATACAGAACGCATTTATATGCACAGTATATATTAATGACTAAAAGCAGTCATCATACTGCTAATCAAATTTTGATGAAAATGCAGACGACCacaatatgaaaataattctCAGCATAGACAAATGATTCTGCtaaatcaataaatgcatttgaatttgcAGTAGCGTAGGCTACATTTATAGATAGAAAGCTGATGTGAGTTCTTGGGTTTGAGGTGTATAGGTGCGTTTGATGCGCTGAAAATAGGTTCAAGCAACCAGATATATCTGGTGAGCAGGACAGTAAAGCAGATATAACATTTCACTCATTTTATACAGTAAAGATCCGCAACACAATAAAAGCACATTGTCTGGTCTGCAAGCAAAATCCAGCGCGAGAGTTCATTAGCATACACGAGAAAGACACTACTGAACTGTTAATAATACACGGACTGTCAAAGCAACTTTATGAAATGAACTCAAAAGCTGGTCGTTTTGTCGTTAATTTTCAAAACTATAGAAAAGTCTGTCTGTTGTTATTCTTAAAACTCGTGATAAATGTAACGGCAGAAATGAATGAGTGTACTTACTCGGTCTGTGTGGATCAGCTGTGCGCTCGGATCAGCTCTgacagcttcacacacacacacacaccaccccaATGGCCAATGAGAACGAGTGAAAGGCCCttttagggtgtgtgtgtgtgtgtgtgtgtgtgtgtgtgtgtttgagagagagagagagagagagagagagagagagagagagagagagagagataaaaatacCCCCATGACTAGGTCAACATTCCATTCTAAGGGGCCACAGCTCAGTTTATCAACCAGTTATTTttggtctttttattttttttatttactttttttaaggaaGTTTCCTTTTTTAAGGAACCAAACTAACAAAAATTCAGGTGACACGTCAGTAAATGCAAAACCAGTGGTAGGCTACTGCTGGGATAAACAAGTGCCAGCTAACCATTAACAATTAGACTTTTCAtcttaaaataaatggaaaattcTGTGAAAATAGTGATTGAACTCGCTGACTCCTTTGTATTAGATTTCTTGGGAACGGCAGATGTCGTTCTATGAGACTGAATAAATTTATGGTCATGTGCTATTGTATAacatagtataaaaaaaaatcatatgcaatAATACCATGGCATGACTGCCTCCCAGTGGCCGACTTCCATAACTGTATTCAGCAAGACACTTTGTGCTCATCTTAGCTCTTTACCTACAACATTAGATTAATCAAATGGAAATTGTTACGCGGATCAAGAAGAAAGGAGGCAAACAATATTGAAATTGCAATTTTATTACTCAAGTGTCAGTATAAAGAAAATGATCAAATATGCATTCAgttacacatttaatttaattgtattcattttaaagggCATAATGTCATAACTACACTTAATCTCAGCCCATTTAATTACAAACAGGCACTGTTGGCTCTGGTTTGTGTTTACTGAAAATTCATCAggaacagaaaacataaaaaacttcAAACAATCTGGTCAGAACTTAAAACACTGCATGCGATTAAAAATAAGCAAACAGTTCCAATTGATgcccaaacaaacacaaaacgaGGCACAAAAACATCGCTTTAAGtcaactttcaaaaacaacactAAGGTGGCACGCTGAAACTAACCGGAAACATTAAACTTACCTGTTAGACAACCAGTTGTGCTGCAACATACACAAAATGTCATTATTATAGAGTTGTCACATGTGAAAAAGACAAATTCTCATTCCTCCTCACCACTGTAATTACATAAATAAGGTGATGGTAATATTAAAGAGCAAGAGCTCCAAAACCAGCTGGACTTTTTGAGggcatttgtttctttttagcaGTACCAGTAAAATTGTACATTTCCACCAAAAAAATCTGCACCTCATTTTCATTAGACAAAATCTTGATCTACAGGTCAAGGTGCTGCACTTTActccattataaaaaataaaaaactcaattTAACAGGATAATTCTTGGTGCACCCCTGATTGGGTGGGAGGAGCCTGTCTGATCATCTGACTCCACCCTCTTCAATCATCTGTCATTCATCTGCACGGTTGCAGTCTGCCAGGAAAGGATGGGCCAAAGCTCTGCAGGCAGAGATACGATGAGCTGGATTGAAAGTCAGAAATTGCTGTGTGGGAAGAGAAGTTTCAAAGGAGAAAAGTTATTTATATGTGTACCAGTCACTAAAATCTCTCTTGTATTGAAATAAATACCACTTACAGACAGCAGGTCATTCTCCTCATGGGCGAGACTGGGTAATAGTTGTTTTGAAGGCTTTTTCTCAGCCCATGTAGGGCTGTAGCAGACAGGACTTTCTATGGGCCAGTCCTCCTCACCCGGCAATCCAATGATCCTGAGAGAGAGCAAACATGCAAAGACCACAAAGGAGCACAAAAAGATGTAGTTGTTGGTTGCAATAATATTAACTGGGATTCGGAAAGGCAAAGTATTTTGACTCACTCAAAGATCTTCTGCAGCTGCTGGATCTCTGTGAATCCACGAAACAAAGGCCTGCAGAAAAGATGAGAGAGAAAGATAAGACATCACAGAATTAGAAAAGTTGTTTGtaacaagtctcttatgctcagcaaggccacatttatttgatcaaaacacggTAAAAGCAGCAATGTTGtgagatattatttaaaatattttcaaatacaatTACTCCTGTggtgataaagctgaattttcagcagccattaatctaGGTtgtagtgtcacatgatccttcagaaatcattctaatatgctgatttgcacattattattattattattattattattattattcatgttgaaaacagatgtgctgcttaatatttttgtagaaacgtcatacatttttcaggattcttcaaagAATATAAGTGCAAACTAAaagattttatttgaaacagaaatatattgtaacagtatataaatgttattactttcatttctttaaaaaaataataaataaataaaaaaacactcccTTCTAAACTCAAACTTTGGAACGGTAGTGTATTTCAAGTTATGACTTCATATCCATTGAATAAAACGTCTCTCTGAGCTCTGTTTTGCTCTCACCTTAACAGAAAGAGCTCTGCAAAGATGCACCCAGCACTCCAGATATCCACTGAAGACATGTAACTGGACTGCAGCAGGACCTCTGGAGCCCTGTACCATAGAGTcaccacctacacacacacacaaatacaaatacatcacATGCAGGAGCTCACTACCACCTCACTTATTTCTGTGAATGTCAATCTGAGCTCCATACGCATGGGGTGAGGGCGATATGGTATGTGTATATTCTGGCTAATCCGAAGTCTGCAATCTTGACCTCCCCTCGACTGCTCACGAGCACATTGTCTGGCTTCAGGTCCCGATGAATGACGGTGTTAGTGTGGAGGAAGTCAAGTCCACAGAGCAACTGACGCATCACATCctatataaagagagagaaaaacacatgaATCTATGCTCTAGTCTTTAATTTATCCCATTCCATTCTGCTTCATTGGGGAATGTTGTCACTAAAGGTGTATGTATTCATTCTTTATCTTCTTTAATGGGCTATCATGGTGGCAGTCTACAATAACCTTTTTAGCAAAGACTatgaaatgtgaccctggaccacaaaaccataaaacaaaaatcacCATTCCTATTAAgggtctttttttataattatgatttatgcatcatctgaaagattAATACAttgatttccattgatgtatggtttgtttggataggacaatatttggttgagatacaactatttgaacattTGGAGTCCAagggtgcaaaaataaataaataatattaataaaaaaaagagaaaaaggccTTTAAAGTTGccaaaattaagttcttagcaatgcatattgctaatcaaaaattaggtttttatatttctaaggtaggaaatttacacaatatcttcatggaacatacttaatatcccaatgatttttggcataaaagaaaaatgtacaattttgacccacacaatgttttgttggctattgctaaacATATTCCTGTGCTACGCATGACTGGGTTTGTAGCCCAGGGTACATCACTACGATTAAAAAGAGGCATAATTTGTGTACCAAAAACGTTTTGCTCGCGAGTTATTGATCCggaaaagtcgaatctgtgaatatcttgccagttttaccgaactgcccagggtcacatatgtctatgcagaaattgatttaaaaaaagaaaccataGTAAATTCGTCAAAATAGACATTACTAATTTATATGAAAGATTAAGTCGCTGGAAAATGTGaggactaaaattaaaaccttaaTCTTGTCCCTGGCCAGGCCTTTTTCTGATGCTTTGCTGAGAAACGTGGTCAGATCCTGATCGATATACTCAAACACCAGCGTCAGGTCAAACTTCTCGTTTTGCCATCCAGCTGATACATTCAGCAACCTGAAGAGAAATGGAAATTAATTATGCTTTTCAAAACGTTTGTGGCATTTTTGACCGTTTTCATATACTGACTTGACTATGTTGGGGTGGTTGAAGTGCTCTAGTTTTCGCAGAAGAGCCACTTCTCGAATCACGAACTGAGGGATGCCAGACTCCGGCTCCTCCGGGATGTGGAGTCTCTTCACCGCTACGAAGCGCTGCAGCCCGCGCCTCTCTCGCGCTTTGTACACTTTCCCGTAGGCACCCTGGCCGATTTCTGCCAACATTTCATAATCTGAGCTCTCCCAACAACAGCTGTCATCCATGTTTGGATCAGATCAGTCTGTCAGAGCGTGTTACTGAAAGAGACCAAAACTCACTGAGTGCTGTATAGAAAGATTTAGAAAACCGGACAAAGCTTTTTAAAACGCTTTCAACTCTACATTGaactgtcttaaaaaaaaaaaaaaaaaatgaaatgaatgaacaaacttCATAATTACATTAATGCAATAGgtatatttgaatgcatttttatttaaaaatttaggAAGTATCCCGTCGACATAAGATTTGTtcgtaaacttaaaaaaaaaaaaaaagtttgcacatgGTCTTAATGAgattaaaattagtttgaaaatTCAAATAAACCTGACTTGATTAATTAATTGGAATATATATTTGACTTCCACTTAGCTTCAGACCCAAATTCAGAAGCCATCACCAGTGACACGAGATTTATCCAAAACACAGATATTAATTTCGTATTAAAATGGTGTTTCTTGACTATTTATCTGAATTAATACCGCGGTAAGCGTGCACGTTGTGACACTTGTTCATATGGGTATACGCTCTTTCGAAGATATAAAACTATAATTCAGTAAATTAACTTACCTTTTCTGTCAGTGTCATCTAAAACCTTGAACAAGAAAATGATTGCCTACTAATATGAATCAATGACCCGGATCAATAAGCGTTGTTTGCCATGATTTTATTAAAATCTGGCATGTAGGCCAGGGGTGTGAGATTTGCATCTGCAAAACCAACCAATGAGCAGCCCAGGATTGTTTTCTGGATATCCCCCATCTCATGTGATGTCAACTATTTAAGAAAACGTATTCTCAGGTGAAACGACTTTGTACATCTATGCACTGTGAATGCAAGCAAAAATAAGTCATAtactttatgaaataataataatataataacatgtaATGATCTGACCTGGTTAAGCCCTTTGATACATAGCACACAGTGATTTGTTGTTGAAACGAACATATTTATTCAGTATGCACAAACATCCATTGTATATTATTTAGAACATTTATAGACATATTTATACCAGTATGAAAAAAGCAGAAATACACGCAGATAACTgcagaaatatttaatttgagaAAGATGCATGTAAACCCTTTATAGACCTGCAGGCCTATATCGACAGTAATTAATCAATTCTAAGTGCAACTAAGATTTCAGCTGATAGTTACAAAACCCCAAAATACACAGTGCCAAGCATGTATTCTCCTTTTCACACAATAAACCTttcaaaaagaaggttaattgtTAAAGGAAGGATTCGGTACAAATACAGTGGTGCCTAACTGTTAGGCATTGCAGTGGTTATTAATCAACCATATcctacattcattcattcttctCCAGAGCCATATCTGATATCTCTCTGGGAATGATTATGAACATTATGTGTAACTGATACTTATTCTTTGTTCTTGCCATTCTTTACTCTCTTGGCGAGACCAGTGGCATCCAGGTGAAGGTGAAGGATAACAGGACCTCCAGCACTCCAGTGCTCCAGCAAAGCCACACAACATTACATCCTGACCTGTAAGCAACGTCCAGATTTAAAAGATAATTGGGATAAACCAGAACACTTCACATTCCTTATTCTAAACATCAGGTACTATAACagctaaaacaaatacaaaaatgttgtATCCCAAAATCTACTTTGGATGCCATACGTATGAATTTGCATAGACAAACTCACCAGTGAGGAAGAGGTTTTTACTGGACATCTGTGGTCTGAGGGGGACATTTAGTTCAACTTTAAAGTGAGCAATACCATGATCAAAACCACAGATCTCTCCAATGTAATACTGATTGGGGTGTCTGCATACACATATTCAGTAcacagagtgaaaaaaaaaccacacacacacactaaagaaaGGGTGAATAATGCTCAAAAAGAACaggaaataaatgcaatttagagACCAATTTAGATAAATACTGTTTTATCAGGTTGATCCATTGCTTATGTACAAAAGTCATTCTCATCAACATCAAACTCAAAGCCTCGCTCTGTGAAGGTGTGACAGCATCCTCTAGCCCGGTCATGTTGCTCTAGAACCAGAACCTTTTTACCCACTTTAGCCAGCAGGACAGCAATTGCCAGTCCATCAATCCCACTGCCAACCACTACTACATACAAGTCCTGAGGGACCTTACTGGCCAGAAAGCCTTTATAGGGAATTTGACTATTTGGTATAATATCAACCAACAaaatccagaataaaaaaaataaaacaaataaaagttagaaaaaaggaaaaaaagaaatattaataaatctaatATGTTTAGCTAAGCTTAGACAATTGCTAATAGCAGATTTAaatgctttgttgttgttttttttaaaccgttGGGACACATATCATCAATCATACCTCGGATATTTCATTGTTAATGTATATGTGCACTAAAGTAAGAAAACAGAATGAGTGCATTACCAGGTGACAATTGGATTTTATCCACCTGGATTTGAGTTATTTGTTTCTGGCCAACATCCCATTAAATGATTTGAGCCATTGCTGTACTGTATCGAATTGCTAATACTATCAAAATAATGCATAGTGTCCTCTGCATCAGATTAATCTActaattcactgcagaggatccattgatgagcaagtaatgtaaggctacatttctgtaaatctgttctgaagaaacaaaacaaaatctacttCTTGGATGGCTTGAAGGTAAATTTAAAATTTCCCTTTAAAATATAAGATGACAAAAGCCTGGGACTGTTTACAGTTTTTGTCAGTGGTTAGATGTAAATCGGTCAGGAAATTAACAATAGTTTAATATCggttataaacatttaatttcttcTCTAATTGTGTCAATGTGATTCAGTGGAGACCTCGCTAAGCTTTTGAAGTATCAGCATTTCCTGCTCCAAGTCGGAATCTGTAGGAAATTGCGCAAAACTCTACATACTCTACAAACTCTACAAGCTACATACATAAGCTTTacctgcaaagagagagagacttttttcaaaacattaaaagcaaTTATACACTTTAAACTTTAGTGTATGTTGCAGAAGTTTCTACTAGTCTAATTCTAGGGACTATAATAAACACATCTACAAGACAAATGTTTCACGCTGCTGCAGTCATTGGcattaaaagaacaaaacattGTGGTTCGCCTGCTCTTGGTGGTGGCTAAACTTAAACTTTTCTACACCAAGAAGGAAACAATTAGAGACCAGACTAAGAAATGACAAACCATAACCCAACCATTCACAGCAGCTGctagtttttatttagcacaaaaaaaaagttaatacagGTTGACATCTTTCACTCCATCATAAAAACCTAAAGACCCGTTTTCAGTTGCTTCCATTGTACTTTCCAAAACCCGTTTCCTCAAATTGCCCATACGATGTTAAAGAAAACCACAACTTTAAATAGATACTGCCAGTCACTCATAAAACTCTACTGATTTGGTAAGTCAATCTGCTTCCATTTGTTGGACAGATGAAGTCATGTGATAAATAAGAGTTACAATACAATCAGGATCTTCTCCAATCCTTACAGAGCTGTACAACTTTATGAGCAGGCAAAATCTATCGTCCACCACACAAATCACCACATTTCTTTCTTAACTCCCCCACCCACCCCAATCAAAACGGTTTCCTCAAAAAACACCATCATTATTGCTAATTTATAACGACCCCCCTCCTTAATCTGCAAGTTATACATTAAAGTTCCAACCATTGTCAACTTGTGGATCTTATATGGTATTTCTCGTTGTTTCCTTGTTTCTGGAAAACAGACGGTGCTTCTCTGTTGGCAATACAGTGAAAGGGGATCACAGGCAGTTAGAGACAAATAAGCAAAAAACTGATTAGAGGACAGATTAAAAGCATTGACAAAGCAAAACCAAGACGAAAAAAACCCCATCTTGTTCGCCATGTACCGCACCCGTCAGTTGGTCAACGTTTGTCAAAAGAAAGTAGAGAGATGGCAGCAAACAGTTTAAGATGTGTGAAAGCGAGAATGCCCACAGCAAAATCATTGACAGAAGCCCTTGTCATGTCCACTTgggatttttattatttcattggctgttttttttttctcttggaaTTTTCAAGTATCTTTGATTGTTGTCTGTTCTCTTCTAAAACACTGAggaatttaacattttcattcattgtttttgcaacaaaaaaaaacacctcccATTGGATAAGTAGAGTAAAATCATGTTATACTGAATGAGCTGAATCTTCCGATGCAAATAACGCAACACTTATGCATCAGGGATCATCGTGAGCTTGTCTGGTGTTACCTATGAGCATGTGTGTGCATTGTTGTTAACAACCATAACAGATTAAGGTTCCTCATCTCTGATGATGGTAATTACAATGGCTTTAGGTCTATGCGCAGAGAGAGAATAAGAAGAAGAGtgagggagggaaagagagaaataagagagaaaagagaagaaaacaaatcCTCTCTCAGTCTGGCAGCAGTAGTGCAGGTCCAAAAGGTCAAAGTTCAAACTTAAAAATGGCCGGTGAAATCTCCTTCCTGAAGCAGGAAGTCCATTGGTAGCATCTGTCAGGTGGTCAGTGCATGATGTCATAAATCCGCCTCGCTGTCATGTGAGACACAGATTAAGGATGGTGGAATGGGTCACTGTAGAACCAAACCCAcctaaaaaagggaaaataataataattatggcagCTCAGTAAGCTGTATATTAAACTTCTAGGATTTCTaaacattgcattaaaataaagaaataaatgtatgtaaaaaataatcaatGGAAAACAACACAAACCCCCTAGCCAGACGGTGAAGCACTATGTCCATCTAGTGAATTAGTTTAGCAATCTCAATGCTAAATTAGTGTACAAGCCAATGAACTTAACTCGACTCTGACTAAAAAAAGGACTGATTTTATTCTTCAGTCATGTCTATGACATCTGAGAACCTGTACCTTTTCTGACCCCATGCTGGGACATTTCCAATTGTAGAGGTAATACTGCAGGTTTCCATCTCCAATGCCAAACTTGA
Above is a genomic segment from Carassius auratus strain Wakin unplaced genomic scaffold, ASM336829v1 scaf_tig00216320, whole genome shotgun sequence containing:
- the LOC113097486 gene encoding cyclin-dependent kinase 6-like, whose translation is MDDSCCWESSDYEMLAEIGQGAYGKVYKARERRGLQRFVAVKRLHIPEEPESGIPQFVIREVALLRKLEHFNHPNIVKLLNVSAGWQNEKFDLTLVFEYIDQDLTTFLSKASEKGLARDKIKDVMRQLLCGLDFLHTNTVIHRDLKPDNVLVSSRGEVKIADFGLARIYTYHIALTPCVVTLWYRAPEVLLQSSYMSSVDIWSAGCIFAELFLLRPLFRGFTEIQQLQKIFEIIGLPGEEDWPIESPVCYSPTWAEKKPSKQLLPSLAHEENDLLSQFLTFNPAHRISACRALAHPFLADCNRADE